TTAAGTAATTCTAATTGTTCTTTATATGTAAGATGTATTTCTTTTTTCATAGTCTCCTCTCTATAAAATAAAACCCCTACATCGCACAATTAAGCACGTCCACAATCGGAAGTAGGGGTATTGATCTACATAATTTAATTAAATATAAACAGTTCCCTGTCTACATAATTATGATACCCCATTTCATATGAAATGTCAATAGATATATAATAAAATTTATTCGTTTAATACTTTATAAAACTATTTATTAATACACTAAATGATAATTTAGAAGAACAAATACTAACTGTTTATAAAAGACTATTTAAACAATTTAAAACACCTTTTAAAATAGAATATACAAAATATAATGATTATTTAGTTAAAGAAATACCTGAAAACTGGAATGTAGAAAGTATCATTTCTAATTCTATATCAAATACAATCAAATCAGGTGTAGAAAAATATAAAAATAAAAAAATATATATTGCAACAGCTGATGTTCAAGGAAATAATATTTTAGGTGGTAAATTAGTTTCTTTTGAGACAAAAGAAAGTAGAGCTAATATGCAACCGAAATTAAATAGTATTTGGTTTGCCAAAATGAAAAATAGTATTAAGCATATATTTTTAGATTTAACAATGTCTGAATTTGTGGAAAATACTATTTTGTCAACAGGTTTTTTTGGAATAGAATGCAATAATTACTCATTTGAATATATATCAGCATTTATTCTAGATCCTGATTTTGAAAAAGAAAAAAATTTATATGCATCAGGTACTACTCAAGAAGCAATTAATAACAAAAGCTTGAATCAGATATATTTACTGATACCTGATGAAAAGACATTAAAATATTTCCATGAAAAAACTAAAGATCTATTTAGCTCTATAAATAGTAATAAAATACAAAATAAAAAGTTATCGTTATTAAGAGATACTCTATTACCAAAACTAATGTCTGGTGAAATTGATGTCTCTAATATTGCTATTTAGGCTGTTAAATTATCATTTATACGATTGTTTAATTCTATTTTATTTGAAATT
Above is a window of Oceanivirga salmonicida DNA encoding:
- a CDS encoding restriction endonuclease subunit S, producing the protein MQPKLNSIWFAKMKNSIKHIFLDLTMSEFVENTILSTGFFGIECNNYSFEYISAFILDPDFEKEKNLYASGTTQEAINNKSLNQIYLLIPDEKTLKYFHEKTKDLFSSINSNKIQNKKLSLLRDTLLPKLMSGEIDVSNIAI